The Sporocytophaga myxococcoides genome contains a region encoding:
- the rnhA gene encoding ribonuclease HI, with amino-acid sequence MIVIYTDGAAKGNPGPGGYGTVLKYKQHRKELSEGFRLTTNNRMELLAVIKGLEALKEPGQQVMIYSDSKYVVDAVEKGWIWGWVKKNFKDKKNEDLWRKFIEVYKKHEVKFQWVKGHAGNVENEICDRLAVKSAEGPKLLIDEGYERSANSRDSLF; translated from the coding sequence ATGATTGTCATTTATACAGACGGCGCTGCTAAAGGAAATCCAGGACCAGGAGGCTATGGAACGGTGCTTAAATATAAGCAACATAGAAAAGAGCTTTCTGAAGGGTTCAGACTTACAACTAATAATAGAATGGAGCTTCTTGCTGTGATAAAAGGACTTGAAGCTTTAAAAGAACCAGGACAACAAGTGATGATTTACTCAGATTCCAAGTATGTTGTTGATGCCGTAGAAAAGGGCTGGATATGGGGCTGGGTAAAAAAGAACTTTAAGGATAAGAAAAATGAAGATCTGTGGAGAAAATTTATTGAAGTATATAAAAAACATGAAGTTAAATTTCAATGGGTAAAAGGCCATGCAGGAAATGTGGAAAATGAAATCTGTGACAGGTTGGCTGTAAAAAGTGCCGAAGGTCCGAAGCTGCTGATTGACGAGGGCTACGAAAGAAGTGCCAACAGCAGAGATAGCTTATTTTGA
- a CDS encoding tRNA1(Val) (adenine(37)-N6)-methyltransferase, with protein sequence MKVCTDSCIFGAYIDPEGAQTILDIGSGTGLLSLMLAQKTNAEIDAVEIDADAVLQSEENFKNSPWNNRLHIFSSSIQNFSTEATKKYDLIISNPPFFINHLLSPNPKLNKAIHNTTLSLKELSECVSRLLSPEGKFYVLLPPYEASVFEESLKELKLFLQHRLEVKDKSEGKIIRVIDCYNNTPATSSHRSLIIKNSEGQYTTEFSELLRPYYLFL encoded by the coding sequence ATGAAAGTCTGTACAGATTCCTGCATATTCGGTGCCTATATTGATCCTGAAGGAGCACAAACTATACTTGATATAGGCAGTGGCACTGGCCTTCTTTCATTGATGCTGGCGCAAAAAACAAATGCAGAAATTGACGCAGTTGAAATTGATGCAGATGCAGTACTACAATCCGAAGAAAATTTTAAAAACAGTCCCTGGAATAACAGACTTCATATATTTTCTTCATCTATTCAAAATTTCAGCACTGAAGCAACAAAAAAATATGATCTTATAATTTCAAATCCACCTTTTTTTATCAATCATTTATTATCCCCAAATCCTAAACTAAACAAGGCTATACACAACACAACCCTTTCCTTGAAAGAACTTTCAGAATGTGTTTCCCGTCTTTTGTCACCTGAAGGAAAATTTTATGTTTTACTACCACCTTATGAGGCTTCTGTTTTTGAAGAATCCCTAAAGGAGTTAAAACTTTTCCTACAGCACAGACTGGAGGTCAAAGATAAAAGTGAAGGAAAAATAATAAGAGTAATTGATTGTTATAATAACACCCCTGCAACTTCATCTCACAGATCTCTTATTATCAAAAATTCTGAAGGGCAGTATACAACTGAATTTTCAGAGCTGCTCCGCCCCTATTATCTCTTCCTTTAA